The DNA segment TAGGACATAAAACCAGCCAAATTTATCTGTAATGAAATTTTGTATATCTTTAAAAAATTTCGCCGAAAGCTCAGGAAAAATTAGCGAAAAAATCGTAACACAAGATATTATAAAAATGGACGGATAAAAAACTGATGGATTAAATTTTTGTGTTTTTGATATGTTCATAAAGATCCTTTTAAATTTTTTAAGCTCCTTTTAACATATCAGAAAAAGGTAAATGAGTAAAATTTAATCCAAACTAAATCATCACTTTCCTATTTTTTCAGAAAACACACAAGCCTGTTTTACGCCACTTTGACACGCTTTTTTGAAGTATTCACGCGCGATATTTTCATCCTTTTTACCATCCATGCCCTGATAGTAAAGCATACCAAGAGAGTAGCTAGCCTGAGCATAACCCAAATTCTCTGAAGTCTGCCAAAATTCCTTGGCTTGAGTTACATCTTGTTCAACTCCTCTGCCCGTGGCAAAAAGCAGTCCCATTCGGTAACTAGCAAGTGCCTTAATACGATCATCCCCTTCTTTTATCGCACGTTCATACAAGGATATCGCGTCCTTATAATCACCCTCTACACAGCTTGCTTTCTCCCTCATCCAAGCGTAGTTATAAATTGCCTCAATGTGACCTTTTTCTACCAATTCCTCATAAATTTTGGCAGCCTCTGTGCAGTTTGCATCATTAAAAGCACGAACAGCCTGTCTAAATTTATCGTCTAAATTTTGCCCAAAAGATATGGCAAAAATCGCGAAACAAACCAGTAAAATTCTCATTTTCTCTCCTTTATGTATTTAAATTCTCAGCAATCTCAAGCACTTCAAAGTATTCATTTTCTAATCTTTCAAGCTCATTTTTACTCGCTTCAAGCTCATCATAAAGCTTTGAAATTCCAACATCTTGATAGATTTTTGGGTCAGCTAAATCGTTTTGTAATCTTTTAATCTTTTCATTTAACTCATCTATTAAATCAGGATATTCGTTTAAAATTTTACTCTGTTTATAGCTTAGTTTTACGCCACTTTTTTGCTTGGTTTGAGCTTCGCTTTGATTGTTTGCTGTTTTTTCAAACTCACTTAGCTCATTTAACTCATCTTCAAGCTCTAAATAAACGCTGTATTCGTTATGTATAACATCAATCTTAGCGCCGCTAAACGCCCAAAGTTTATTTGAAATTTTATCCACAAAATAACGGTCGTGGCTGACAAAAATAATAGCGCCGCTAAAACTTTGCAAATACTCTTCAAGGATGTTAATCGTAGCGATATCAAGGTCATTTGTCGGCTCATCAAGCACCAGCACGTCATACTCTTTTGTAAAAAGAAGCGCAAGTGCCACCCTGTGCTTTTCGCCACCACTTAAAACGCCAACTGGTTTATCTAAAAATTCCTTTGGAAAGAGAAAATTTTTAAGATAGCCATAAACGTGCATATTTCGCCCACGAACCTGCACGATATCGCCACCATTTGGGCAAAAAACCTCAATTAGACTTTTCTCATCGCTTAACTCAGTTCGGTTTTGATCAAAATAGCCAATCCTAACATCGCCACGCTTTATCTCGCCACTATTTGGCACCAACTCGCCAAGAAGCGTCTTTAAAAGTGTGCTTTTGCCTGAGCCGTTTTTACCGACAATGGCTATTCTTTCGCCTTGTAAAACCCTTGCGTTAAAATTTGAGATTAGCTCTTTTTGCCCCATTTTTATGCTTAAATTTTTAATCTCAAAAAGCATTTTTTTGCGGTTTTCATTTAGTCCGCCTTGATTAAAACTCTTTTGAGCACGTTCAAGCTCTAATTTTACCCGCCTAATTACGCCGGGATTTTTTTTAGCCTCTTCACGCATTGCAAGCACTCGCTCTTTTCGCCCTTCGTTGCGTTTTAAACGTGCTTTCACACCACGTCTTAGCCATTCTTCTTCGCCTTTTAACGTCTTTAAAAGCGTCTCGTGAGTTTTAGCTAAACTTGCTAAAATTTCCTGCTTTTTTTCTAAATAATAAGCGTATCCGCCGTCAAAATTTCTAATTTTTGCGTCCTCAATCTCAATGCTACGAGTCGCAATAGCGTCTATAAAATAGCGGTCGTGGCTTATAAAAACTATCGTCTGCTTCGAGTTTTTAAGCATATCTTCTAAAAATCTAACCATATAAACGTCAAGGTGGTTTGTCGGCTCATCAAGAAGTAAAATATCTGGCTTTTTAAGGATTAAAGCACCAAGTGCCACGCGTCTAACCTCGCCACCACTTAGGCTATTTACAAGGCGATTTTCATACTCTTTTAAGCTAAAATATTCAAGCACACGCTCAATATTTCGCTCAATGTCCCAGCCGTCCTTACTTTCAATAAATTTTATAAGCTCATCGGCTCTGTCATGAAGCTCTTTGTTTTTAGGGTCGTGTGCTAGTTTTTCTGAAACTTGCGAATACTCATCTCTTGCGTCAAAAATCTCTTTTAGCTCTAAATTTAGGGCGTCTTTTACATTTAAACCATCATCAAATTTTGGCATTTGAGCTAGCATCTCAATCTTTATGCCATTTTGACGTATCACTCGCCCACTATCAACCTCATAAGCACCACTGATGATTTTCATCAAAGTGCTTTTGCCACCGCCATTTTTACCGATTATCGCCACTCGCTCGTTTTCATTTATGCTTAGGCTAACCTCGTTTAAAATTTCGTTTGCACCAAATTTTTTACTAACTTCTATTAAATCAATTAAAGCCAAATTTTACCCTTAAAAGCCAATAATAAACGCCATTATACATATCGTAAGAGCTATTGGCGTGTAAAAATATCGACCGATTTTATACCACGTATGAGTGCGTTTTGTATGCGCACCTGTGTTTATCTCATCTAAAATTTCATCTTTTTTAATAATCCAAAACCACGATATAGCACCTATTATCGCACCAACTGGGATTATATAGTTTGCCACAAAATCCATCCAAGGACCCCATTTTTGGATATTTTCCATTGTTACGCCAACGCCAAAACAAACCACACAAAGCCCAGCCAAAACGATACTACGCTTTAAATTTGGAAATTTATGCAAAAGACTTTCAGCCACAACTTCAAGCATATTTTGAAGCGATGTAATCCCACCAAAAACTACCGCCGTAAATAAAATAATGGCAAAAATTTGTCCACCAGGCATCTGCTGAAGCACCTTTGGGAGAGTTTCAAAAAGAAGTCCAGGCCCACCAGCAGGGTTCATACCAAATGCAAAAACAGCCGGGATTATCACAAGGGCTGCAACCATAGCGGCTATAGTATCAAACATCGCCGTCTTTTTGGCACTATCTACGATATCCTCGCTCTTTGAAAGATACGCTCCATAAACAAGCATACCAGAGCCAGTTATAGAAAGAGAAAAAAACGCCTGACCCATAGCCACAACCCAAACCATAGGGTCTGCTAACTTCGTAAAATCAGGGATAAATAAAAATTTATACCCCTGTAAAATTCCATCAAAAAACATAACTCTTATGGCCAAAATCGTAAAGAGGATAAAAAACAAAGGCATCATAATTTTATTTGTCTTCTCAATGCTTTTTGCACCAAAAAATAGCGTCAAAAGTGTGCCTACAACGACGATAGCGTGAAATGGCACGACAGAGTAAGGAGTAAAGGCAAACGAGCCAAACCAAGTCGCAGTATCCACGCTCATTAGCGATCCGTCTATGGCTTGAAATAGTGCTTTTAACACGTAAGATATGATAACAGCATAACCAATGGCAATACAAAGCGAACCAACAAGCGGTATCCAGCCCAAAATTTTACCTATTTTTGGGTATCCGCCCGAGCTCCAAGCGTATTCATACGAGCCAAGCGTCCCAGTCTTTGCGCGTCTACCTATGGCGTACTCAGCTGAAAGTCCCACGTATGCAAAAAGTGCTATAAAAAACAGGTAAATTAGCAAAAACGCACCTCCGCCATTTGTGCCCAGCTTATACGGAAAACCCCAAACATTTGCCATACCAACTGCTGAGCCGACACAAGCGATTATAAACGCCCATTTTGATGTAAATTTTTTCTTATCCATTATATATCCATTAAAATTTGATTTTTTTATGATTATACTAAAGCCTGCTTATTTTTAACGTATTTTGTCGTAAATTTCAGCTTTAAAATTTTACAAACGTAACATATTGTGCTTTTATAAAGTAAATTTTTGGTAGAATCAACCGCTTTAAAGGAAATTTATGCAACAAAACAAACCGCTAAGTTTAAAAAAACTAACAATCCCAATATTTATCGATATGTTTTTACACTTTGCGACGCTTATAATAAACACTTATATGGTCACAAAAGTAAGCGTTCATCTTGTTGGTGCTATGGGTGCTGGAAATCAGGTAATGGATCTTTTTATGACCATTTTTAGCTTTCTTAGTGTTGGTTGCTCCATAGTCGTCGCTCAAGCACTTGGTGCAAAAAACAAACACTTAGCAAAACGCGTAATACACGCTAGTCTTACGTTTAATACGCTTTTAGGGCTTAGCTGTGCTATGCTTATTTACTTTTTTGGTTATAAAATTTTAGAGCTTTTAAATGTTCCAAGTGAGCTAAGAAACGAGAGTTTTGTATACCTTCATATGCTTGGCTGGGCACTTTGCTTTGACGGTATTGGTATGGTTATGGCAGCTATTTTAAGGGTTTATAACTTAGCAACAGCAGTTATGATAGTTTCACTTTTAATGAATTTAATAACACTTTTTGGAAACGCTATCGCACTTTTTGGCTGGTTTGATCTGCCAAATTATGGGCTTAAAGGAGTTGCGATATCTACGATAGTTGGGCGTTTTATAGGGCTTATAGTGCTATTTTTTATGATTAAATATTTAGCAGGAGTTAGAATTTATTTAAAAAGACTTCTTGCCTTGCCGTTTGAAATTTTACGTAAAATTTTACACGTTGGTTTGCCTAGTGCTGGTGAAAATTTGCTCTGGATGGCTCAGTATATGGTCGCTTTTGGATTTGTGGCGTCAATGGGCGAGGCGTCGCTATCGGTGCAAACAATCTATTTTCAAATTTCGCTTTTAATTATGCTTTGTGGGGCTAGTATGAGCGTGGCAAATGAGGTAATCGTCGGTCATTTAGTTGGTGCTAAGCAGTTTGATGACGCATACAAACGCACATTTAACGCACTAAAATACGGCATAATCGCAACGGCAATAGTTGTGCTTATTATGTATTTTTCTAAAAATTTTATTATGCTTGAGCTTGGCTTAAATGACGAGCTAAAATCCATAATGCTACCACTTTTTACTCTATCTATTGCGCTTGAGATTGGCAGAACATTTAACATAGTAATGGTAAATGCCCTACGTGCCAGTGGAGATGCGAGATTTCCGCTTATGACGGGGCTAATATTTATGTGGGGGCTTAGTTTGCCACTTGGATACTATCTTGGCATAGTGCTAAATTGGGGGATAATAGGCGTTTGGATAGGCTTTTGTGCTGATGAGTGGGTTAGAGGACTTGTAAATACATACAGATGGAAAAGTAGAAAATGGGAGTCAAAAAGACTTGTTTAACTTAAAATTTTATAATAAATGAAAATTAAATTTAAGATTTCTTTTGATAAAATGCCATTTTTAAATTTCACAAAAAGGATATTTAGTGTTCTCATTTCTAAAAGCGTCCGCTCCTTCAGAGCATAAGGTCGCACCACAAGAGGTAGATTCGCACTATAAAAAATTGCGTTGGCAAGTGTTTGCCGGTGTATTTTTAGGATATGCTGCCTACTACCTAATCCGCAAGAATTTCTCTCTTGCAATGCCTCATCTTATCGAGGAGTATGGTTTTACAAAAGCACAGCTAGGAAGTATCGGCGTTGCGTTATCTCTGGCTTATGGCTTTTCTAAATTTATAATGGGCAACGTTTCAGATAGAGCAAACCCAAAATACTTCATCACGATAGGTCTGATAGGCTCAGCCATTATAAGCCTTATCTTTGGTCTTGTTCCAGGTGTGCTTTCTAGCATTAGTATAATGGTGGTTTTAGCCGCATTTAACGGCTGGTTTCAAGGTATGGGATATCCTCCTGGTGCCAAAACTATGACAAACTGGTTTAGCT comes from the Campylobacter mucosalis genome and includes:
- a CDS encoding tetratricopeptide repeat protein, which produces MRILLVCFAIFAISFGQNLDDKFRQAVRAFNDANCTEAAKIYEELVEKGHIEAIYNYAWMREKASCVEGDYKDAISLYERAIKEGDDRIKALASYRMGLLFATGRGVEQDVTQAKEFWQTSENLGYAQASYSLGMLYYQGMDGKKDENIAREYFKKACQSGVKQACVFSEKIGK
- the abc-f gene encoding ribosomal protection-like ABC-F family protein, whose protein sequence is MALIDLIEVSKKFGANEILNEVSLSINENERVAIIGKNGGGKSTLMKIISGAYEVDSGRVIRQNGIKIEMLAQMPKFDDGLNVKDALNLELKEIFDARDEYSQVSEKLAHDPKNKELHDRADELIKFIESKDGWDIERNIERVLEYFSLKEYENRLVNSLSGGEVRRVALGALILKKPDILLLDEPTNHLDVYMVRFLEDMLKNSKQTIVFISHDRYFIDAIATRSIEIEDAKIRNFDGGYAYYLEKKQEILASLAKTHETLLKTLKGEEEWLRRGVKARLKRNEGRKERVLAMREEAKKNPGVIRRVKLELERAQKSFNQGGLNENRKKMLFEIKNLSIKMGQKELISNFNARVLQGERIAIVGKNGSGKSTLLKTLLGELVPNSGEIKRGDVRIGYFDQNRTELSDEKSLIEVFCPNGGDIVQVRGRNMHVYGYLKNFLFPKEFLDKPVGVLSGGEKHRVALALLFTKEYDVLVLDEPTNDLDIATINILEEYLQSFSGAIIFVSHDRYFVDKISNKLWAFSGAKIDVIHNEYSVYLELEDELNELSEFEKTANNQSEAQTKQKSGVKLSYKQSKILNEYPDLIDELNEKIKRLQNDLADPKIYQDVGISKLYDELEASKNELERLENEYFEVLEIAENLNT
- a CDS encoding sodium-dependent transporter translates to MDKKKFTSKWAFIIACVGSAVGMANVWGFPYKLGTNGGGAFLLIYLFFIALFAYVGLSAEYAIGRRAKTGTLGSYEYAWSSGGYPKIGKILGWIPLVGSLCIAIGYAVIISYVLKALFQAIDGSLMSVDTATWFGSFAFTPYSVVPFHAIVVVGTLLTLFFGAKSIEKTNKIMMPLFFILFTILAIRVMFFDGILQGYKFLFIPDFTKLADPMVWVVAMGQAFFSLSITGSGMLVYGAYLSKSEDIVDSAKKTAMFDTIAAMVAALVIIPAVFAFGMNPAGGPGLLFETLPKVLQQMPGGQIFAIILFTAVVFGGITSLQNMLEVVAESLLHKFPNLKRSIVLAGLCVVCFGVGVTMENIQKWGPWMDFVANYIIPVGAIIGAISWFWIIKKDEILDEINTGAHTKRTHTWYKIGRYFYTPIALTICIMAFIIGF
- a CDS encoding MATE family efflux transporter; its protein translation is MQQNKPLSLKKLTIPIFIDMFLHFATLIINTYMVTKVSVHLVGAMGAGNQVMDLFMTIFSFLSVGCSIVVAQALGAKNKHLAKRVIHASLTFNTLLGLSCAMLIYFFGYKILELLNVPSELRNESFVYLHMLGWALCFDGIGMVMAAILRVYNLATAVMIVSLLMNLITLFGNAIALFGWFDLPNYGLKGVAISTIVGRFIGLIVLFFMIKYLAGVRIYLKRLLALPFEILRKILHVGLPSAGENLLWMAQYMVAFGFVASMGEASLSVQTIYFQISLLIMLCGASMSVANEVIVGHLVGAKQFDDAYKRTFNALKYGIIATAIVVLIMYFSKNFIMLELGLNDELKSIMLPLFTLSIALEIGRTFNIVMVNALRASGDARFPLMTGLIFMWGLSLPLGYYLGIVLNWGIIGVWIGFCADEWVRGLVNTYRWKSRKWESKRLV